One window of Phycisphaeraceae bacterium genomic DNA carries:
- a CDS encoding leucine--tRNA ligase, producing MSDAATPSPSRTPDSGPAHRYTAALAEAIETRWQTWWDENRTFVQPNPGDPGFDGSRPKFYCLDMFPYPSGAGLHVGHPEGYTATDIICRYRRMKGFNVLHPMGWDAYGLPAEQYAIQTGVHPAITTRRAIDTFRRQLKRFGFSYDWTREFATIDEDYYRWTQWIFLRLYNAWYDEELRTARSIDDLIAEFRAGTRPLRYNPKAAEYAHAPGVTANTIAGPWDSVDYETRRSIVDSYRLAYVSEQLVNWCPKLGTALANEEVIDGRSERGGYPVVRKPLRQWMMRITAYADRLIDDLTGLDWPDSTRTQQAEWIGRSEGAEIDFPLLDPDKSITRTLRVYTTRPDTIFGATYMVIAPEHPLVASALEECRPETDIPAVEAYIARAKARTDVDRQADTKTKTGVFSGIMAVNPATGKEIPVWIADYVLMGYGHGAIMAVPAHDERDFEFARQFNLPIRDVVLSRIHWAMAYFANNATDDERNGDTWSTHLADFLGLVTSTNAEPDHMPALLARVRAARPAVGAAGGAGGEAASGDAGVGKRGSTQGEWLETIASMGFASFDDLRTAFAEGTIVERFGIAYSGAGHAINSANAEVSLDGLSTPDAKQRIIAWLDSKGIGRKKINYKLRDWLFSRQRYWGEPFPIVYDERGFHFPVDESKLPVTLPPLEDFKPEESEDPQPLLAKAKEWMRATAKDVGVKDLPADAIVRRETNTMPGWAGSCWYYLRYCDAKNDKRLIGKPAESYWMTGRVATSDDTPIPRPIGGVDLYIGGNEHAVLHLLYARFWHKVLFDLGEVSTPEPFQKLFHQGLITSYAYQRADKGLVAVDMVDNKGTEEKPRYIARDTGEEVTQITAKMSKSLKNVVNPDDVIADYGADTFRLYEMYMGPLEASKPWNTRDITGLFRFLQRLWRLTVNEETGDLRLAPDTSAGSDAHKSIEKLLHRTTVKVEQAIEKLSFNTGIAALIEFVNAATSSVGAENGPGLTRPQLERLALILCPFAPHIAEELWSKLGHTSACSLAPWPAVDESMLRDSEVELPVQVQGKVRARITVPADADDASVTAVALAEPKVAELLSGKPPKKVIVVKGRMVNVVV from the coding sequence ATGAGCGACGCCGCGACTCCATCTCCCTCCCGCACACCGGACTCCGGCCCGGCCCACCGATACACCGCCGCGCTCGCCGAGGCGATCGAGACCCGCTGGCAGACCTGGTGGGACGAGAACCGCACGTTCGTGCAGCCCAACCCCGGCGACCCCGGCTTCGACGGCTCACGCCCCAAGTTCTACTGCCTCGACATGTTCCCCTACCCCTCCGGCGCGGGGCTCCACGTCGGACACCCCGAGGGGTACACCGCAACCGACATCATCTGTCGCTACCGAAGGATGAAGGGCTTCAACGTCCTCCATCCCATGGGATGGGACGCCTACGGCCTTCCCGCCGAGCAGTACGCGATCCAGACCGGCGTCCACCCCGCCATCACCACGCGCCGCGCCATCGACACCTTCCGCCGCCAGTTGAAACGCTTCGGCTTCTCCTACGACTGGACCCGCGAGTTCGCCACCATCGACGAGGACTACTACCGCTGGACGCAGTGGATCTTCCTGCGTCTCTACAACGCCTGGTACGACGAAGAGCTGCGCACCGCGCGCTCCATCGACGACCTCATCGCCGAGTTCCGCGCCGGCACCCGCCCTCTTCGATACAACCCCAAGGCCGCCGAGTACGCCCACGCCCCAGGCGTCACCGCCAACACCATCGCCGGACCGTGGGACAGCGTCGACTACGAGACACGCCGCTCCATCGTTGACAGCTACCGGCTGGCCTATGTCTCCGAGCAGCTCGTCAACTGGTGCCCCAAACTCGGCACCGCCCTCGCCAACGAGGAAGTCATCGATGGCCGCTCCGAACGAGGCGGCTACCCCGTCGTCCGTAAGCCCCTCCGCCAGTGGATGATGCGGATCACCGCCTACGCCGACCGCCTCATCGACGATCTCACGGGGCTCGACTGGCCCGATTCCACCCGCACGCAGCAGGCCGAATGGATCGGTCGCTCAGAGGGCGCGGAGATCGACTTCCCACTCCTCGACCCCGACAAGTCCATCACACGCACGCTCCGCGTCTACACCACCCGCCCCGACACCATCTTCGGCGCGACCTACATGGTCATCGCCCCCGAACACCCGCTCGTCGCCTCCGCGCTCGAAGAGTGTCGCCCGGAGACCGACATCCCAGCGGTCGAGGCCTACATCGCCCGCGCCAAGGCACGCACCGACGTCGATCGCCAGGCGGACACAAAGACCAAAACCGGCGTGTTCAGCGGCATCATGGCCGTCAACCCCGCCACCGGCAAAGAGATCCCCGTCTGGATCGCCGACTACGTCCTCATGGGATACGGGCACGGCGCGATCATGGCCGTCCCCGCGCACGACGAGCGCGACTTCGAGTTCGCACGTCAGTTCAACCTCCCCATCCGCGATGTTGTCCTCTCCCGCATCCACTGGGCCATGGCCTACTTCGCGAACAACGCCACCGACGACGAACGCAATGGCGACACCTGGTCCACACACCTGGCCGACTTCCTCGGACTCGTCACCAGCACCAACGCCGAGCCCGATCACATGCCCGCGCTCCTCGCTCGCGTCCGTGCGGCTCGCCCGGCTGTGGGCGCAGCTGGGGGGGCAGGTGGCGAGGCGGCGAGCGGCGACGCCGGCGTCGGCAAACGCGGCTCCACCCAGGGCGAATGGCTCGAGACCATCGCCTCCATGGGCTTCGCCTCGTTCGACGATCTCCGCACCGCATTCGCCGAGGGCACCATCGTCGAACGCTTCGGCATCGCATACTCAGGCGCGGGCCACGCCATCAACTCCGCCAACGCCGAGGTCTCGCTCGACGGGCTCTCCACACCCGACGCCAAACAGCGCATCATCGCATGGCTCGATTCCAAAGGAATCGGACGCAAGAAGATCAACTACAAACTCCGCGACTGGCTCTTCAGCCGGCAGCGGTACTGGGGCGAGCCCTTCCCCATCGTCTACGACGAGCGCGGCTTCCACTTCCCCGTCGACGAGTCCAAGCTCCCCGTCACGCTCCCACCCCTCGAAGACTTCAAGCCCGAAGAATCCGAAGATCCACAACCCCTCCTGGCCAAAGCGAAGGAGTGGATGCGCGCCACGGCGAAGGATGTCGGCGTCAAGGACCTCCCCGCCGATGCGATCGTCAGGCGTGAGACCAACACCATGCCCGGCTGGGCCGGCTCATGCTGGTACTACCTCCGCTACTGCGACGCAAAGAACGACAAACGCCTCATCGGCAAGCCCGCAGAGTCCTATTGGATGACCGGACGCGTCGCAACCTCCGATGACACGCCCATCCCCAGGCCCATCGGCGGCGTCGATCTCTACATCGGAGGCAACGAGCACGCCGTCCTCCACCTGCTCTACGCGCGATTCTGGCACAAGGTCTTGTTCGACCTCGGCGAAGTCTCCACACCCGAACCGTTCCAGAAGCTGTTCCATCAAGGGCTGATCACGAGCTACGCATATCAGCGGGCTGACAAGGGCCTTGTTGCCGTCGATATGGTCGACAACAAAGGCACCGAAGAGAAGCCGCGCTACATCGCACGCGACACCGGCGAAGAAGTCACCCAGATCACCGCCAAGATGTCCAAGTCGCTGAAGAACGTTGTCAATCCCGACGACGTGATCGCCGACTACGGCGCAGACACTTTCCGGCTGTACGAGATGTACATGGGCCCGCTGGAGGCCTCAAAGCCCTGGAACACACGCGACATCACGGGGCTCTTCCGCTTCCTCCAGCGGCTCTGGCGCCTCACGGTCAATGAAGAGACCGGCGACCTGCGCCTCGCGCCGGACACATCGGCTGGCTCCGACGCCCACAAGTCCATCGAGAAGCTTCTCCATCGCACCACCGTCAAGGTTGAGCAGGCGATCGAGAAACTCTCCTTCAACACCGGGATTGCCGCGTTGATCGAATTCGTGAACGCCGCGACATCCTCCGTCGGCGCGGAGAACGGGCCGGGTCTGACCCGCCCGCAGCTTGAGCGACTCGCGCTCATCCTCTGCCCCTTCGCGCCGCACATCGCCGAAGAACTCTGGTCGAAACTCGGGCACACCAGCGCCTGCTCGCTCGCCCCGTGGCCCGCCGTTGACGAGTCCATGCTGCGCGACTCCGAGGTCGAACTCCCCGTGCAGGTCCAGGGCAAGGTCCGCGCCCGCATCACCGTGCCCGCAGACGCGGACGATGCCTCCGTCACCGCCGTCGCCCTCGCCGAGCCCAAGGTCGCGGAGCTGCTTTCGGGCAAGCCGCCGAAGAAGGTCATCGTCGTCAAGGGACGCATGGTCAACGTCGTCGTCTGA
- a CDS encoding adenylyltransferase/cytidyltransferase family protein, with protein sequence MSSTPPASSIPNDPGAKILSKAALLERRDLARGAGRRVVHCHGCFDIVHPGHVRHLRQAKAMGEILLVSITGDQGINKGTGRPLIPEELRAENLAALDFVDWVHIEHRPTAYELLDEVRPDVYVKGREYEHNSDPRFRREREAVERHGGRVVFSSGDVVFSSTALINAMEQSVDPFHQRLTQLMGTTELQGAELFTLLGRIRGKRVVVVGETILDTYVLCDRPDVAGESPVMTLRPLENRHYDGGAAIIARHAASLGARPILITALDDSEQSRAFRARMVADGVEVRSILSRTSMPEKQRFLVGAQKVMKLDLVEPYVLDESEHDLLLRLASDAARSGGGCDAAIVADFGLGLMTPATLGRMCRGLRPHVGTLSGDVSGRRSSLSSMRSMDLLCPSESEAREAFRLHSEGLPMVTWRLLEETASRAAIVTMGPEGLIAFDRLARPGDTGEGWANRLKAEHVPSMTPYAIDPLGCGDALLTMATLSLASGGSLLASAFLGACAASCQAQRIGNVPIGATDVRQTVVRVHNAHLTYATPEVIHSPARAALRAS encoded by the coding sequence ATGTCTTCGACCCCACCGGCCTCTTCCATCCCCAACGACCCCGGCGCGAAGATCCTGAGCAAGGCCGCGCTCCTGGAGCGCCGCGACCTGGCCCGGGGAGCGGGGCGGCGGGTGGTCCACTGCCACGGGTGCTTCGATATTGTGCATCCCGGGCATGTCAGGCATCTTCGCCAGGCCAAGGCGATGGGTGAGATCCTTCTGGTGTCGATCACGGGGGATCAGGGGATCAACAAGGGAACGGGGAGGCCGCTGATTCCGGAGGAGCTCCGGGCGGAGAACCTCGCGGCTCTTGACTTCGTGGACTGGGTTCACATCGAGCACCGACCGACGGCTTACGAGTTGCTCGACGAGGTGCGACCCGATGTCTATGTGAAGGGGCGCGAGTATGAGCACAACAGCGATCCTCGCTTCCGTCGGGAGCGCGAGGCGGTGGAGCGCCACGGCGGGCGTGTGGTGTTCTCTTCCGGCGATGTCGTTTTCTCTTCGACTGCTCTGATCAACGCGATGGAGCAGTCTGTCGATCCGTTCCATCAGCGGCTGACGCAACTGATGGGGACGACCGAGCTGCAGGGCGCGGAGTTGTTCACGTTGCTGGGTCGGATACGGGGCAAGCGTGTCGTGGTGGTGGGGGAAACGATCCTGGACACGTATGTGCTCTGCGATCGTCCCGACGTTGCCGGCGAGAGCCCGGTCATGACGCTGAGGCCGCTGGAGAACAGGCATTATGACGGTGGCGCGGCGATCATCGCGAGGCATGCTGCCTCGCTCGGGGCTCGCCCGATCCTGATCACCGCGCTGGACGATTCGGAGCAGTCGAGGGCGTTCAGGGCGCGGATGGTCGCGGATGGCGTCGAGGTGCGATCGATCCTGAGCCGCACGTCGATGCCGGAGAAGCAGAGGTTCCTGGTCGGCGCACAGAAGGTGATGAAGCTCGACCTTGTGGAGCCGTACGTGCTCGACGAGTCGGAGCACGACCTGCTGCTGCGTCTTGCATCGGACGCGGCGCGGTCGGGCGGCGGGTGCGACGCGGCGATTGTCGCGGACTTCGGTCTTGGTTTGATGACACCGGCGACGCTGGGGCGGATGTGCCGCGGGCTGCGCCCGCACGTCGGCACGCTCTCCGGTGATGTGAGCGGGCGTCGGAGTTCGCTGTCTTCGATGCGTTCGATGGATCTGTTGTGTCCGAGCGAGTCGGAGGCGCGTGAGGCGTTCCGTCTGCACTCGGAGGGGCTGCCGATGGTGACGTGGCGTCTGCTTGAGGAGACTGCGTCGCGGGCCGCGATCGTGACGATGGGTCCGGAAGGCCTGATCGCGTTCGATCGGCTGGCGCGTCCGGGGGATACGGGCGAGGGATGGGCGAACCGATTGAAGGCGGAGCACGTGCCGTCGATGACCCCATACGCCATTGATCCTCTGGGGTGCGGGGACGCGCTGCTGACGATGGCGACGCTTTCGCTGGCGTCGGGGGGCTCGCTGCTTGCTTCGGCGTTCCTCGGGGCGTGTGCCGCGAGCTGCCAGGCGCAGCGGATCGGGAACGTGCCGATCGGCGCGACCGATGTGCGTCAGACCGTGGTGCGTGTGCACAACGCGCACCTGACCTATGCGACGCCCGAGGTGATCCACTCACCGGCGCGGGCGGCGCTGCGCGCATCGTAA
- a CDS encoding glycosyltransferase, translated as MSLRHSVTPSLAYVLPTRNRPEVLARTLAALGALPRHDAEVIIVDNDSDRVPQVARELANGIPVRLIRMDENAGAAARNVGVHASDPSAAWIVMLDDDSHPISTDFVGVLGGMAGDVLAVSADIHLPAERRREDGGLPEVFIGCGVAVRRDAFLASGGYDHSFNYYAEEYDLAARLMLMGGRVVFEHRFVVHHHKVTAGRDKGVILGRLIRNNGWVTQRYAPEERRRAELRNLRQRYRAIAIKERATEGYGAGLVELRRTIRGQTRRAMPVSLHDRFTGAAQALEAVRHAMWERAFRTAAIICRGKNDWAVERALFESGVSIACDPSEADALVIGTMSPGPMIDAAVRAFREFPERRVLTPWLGAGVRRVPGLAA; from the coding sequence GTGTCACTGCGTCACTCTGTCACTCCGTCACTCGCCTACGTCCTGCCCACGCGTAACCGGCCCGAGGTTCTGGCCCGCACGCTCGCTGCGCTCGGGGCTCTGCCGCGCCACGATGCGGAAGTGATCATTGTTGATAATGACAGCGACCGTGTGCCGCAGGTGGCGCGCGAGCTGGCGAACGGGATCCCTGTGCGTCTGATCCGGATGGATGAGAACGCGGGAGCCGCGGCGCGGAACGTGGGCGTGCACGCCTCGGACCCGAGCGCAGCATGGATCGTGATGCTGGACGATGATTCGCACCCGATCTCGACCGACTTTGTGGGCGTGCTCGGGGGGATGGCCGGCGATGTGCTGGCGGTGAGCGCGGACATCCATCTGCCCGCGGAGCGACGACGCGAGGATGGAGGGTTGCCCGAGGTGTTCATCGGGTGCGGCGTGGCGGTGCGCCGTGACGCCTTCCTCGCCTCGGGCGGGTACGACCACTCGTTCAACTACTACGCGGAGGAATATGACCTTGCGGCGCGGCTGATGCTGATGGGCGGGCGCGTGGTGTTTGAGCATCGGTTCGTGGTGCATCACCACAAGGTGACGGCGGGGCGCGACAAGGGCGTGATCCTCGGTCGGCTGATCCGCAACAACGGCTGGGTGACGCAGCGGTACGCGCCCGAAGAGCGGAGGCGCGCGGAGCTCAGGAACCTGCGCCAGCGGTATCGCGCCATCGCGATCAAGGAGCGGGCGACCGAGGGATACGGCGCGGGGCTGGTTGAGCTGCGTCGGACGATCCGTGGGCAGACTCGGCGAGCGATGCCGGTGTCGCTGCACGACAGGTTCACGGGCGCAGCGCAGGCGCTGGAGGCGGTGCGCCACGCGATGTGGGAGCGAGCGTTCCGAACCGCGGCGATCATCTGTCGCGGCAAGAACGACTGGGCGGTTGAGCGTGCGCTCTTCGAGAGTGGCGTCAGTATCGCGTGCGATCCCTCGGAGGCGGACGCTCTGGTGATCGGCACGATGTCGCCGGGTCCGATGATCGACGCGGCGGTGCGGGCGTTTCGTGAGTTCCCGGAGAGGCGTGTGCTGACGCCGTGGCTCGGCGCGGGTGTGCGGCGGGTGCCCGGCCTCGCGGCGTAA
- a CDS encoding NUDIX domain-containing protein, with translation MTSDPSNAGPRIISDVVDVFIFRRRPSRARIDPSGESIGGEDVVEVMQLRRAASPEHGGSLAGTWQPLMGHIEAGETATDCAWRELKEEVGLEQHSPELLGLWSLEQVHPYFLASKNAIMLSPRFAAEVVTDWHAELNDEHDAVRWVRASDAEKSFMWPGQRGAIREIRQEILKPGSLSEPWLRVWPERAEC, from the coding sequence ATGACATCCGACCCATCGAACGCAGGCCCGCGCATCATCTCCGACGTCGTTGACGTCTTCATCTTCCGCCGCCGCCCATCCCGCGCCCGGATCGATCCCTCCGGAGAGTCCATCGGGGGTGAGGATGTCGTCGAGGTCATGCAACTGCGTCGCGCCGCCAGCCCCGAGCACGGCGGCTCTCTCGCCGGAACCTGGCAGCCACTCATGGGACACATCGAAGCCGGCGAGACGGCGACCGACTGCGCCTGGCGCGAGTTGAAAGAAGAGGTCGGGCTCGAACAGCACTCGCCCGAACTGCTCGGCCTCTGGTCGCTGGAGCAGGTGCACCCCTACTTCCTCGCGTCGAAGAACGCCATCATGCTCTCGCCACGCTTCGCGGCCGAGGTCGTCACAGACTGGCACGCCGAACTCAACGATGAGCACGACGCCGTGCGCTGGGTCCGCGCATCGGATGCAGAGAAGTCCTTCATGTGGCCCGGTCAGCGCGGCGCGATCCGCGAGATCAGGCAAGAGATCCTCAAACCCGGCTCCCTCTCAGAGCCGTGGCTGCGTGTGTGGCCCGAGCGTGCTGAGTGCTGA
- a CDS encoding anthranilate synthase component I family protein gives MPTSDPTSPPNPHAPHTLPTLSPLEAIDAWPQSDPLVALYSGIGSHDRSRWSLLANPSQVSVIDGDVKASLATILVSSCPRSRPAEPEHTSTAPFGPGWLIAISYEAAASLEPAVQPRPESANTPAAIVARISRGWIHDGHSNSWSPFGENPPQLPAPARHARPGFEIGPITSATGHARFVRTVEHAKTYIRDGDVYQVNLSHPLRSHFRGSSRGLFTALASAARPWHGAYLEWTEGDRARTHALASVSPELFLDFDPHTRIVRARPMKGTRNSGDAHPNELDRSEKDRAELNMIIDLMRNDIGKSCVLGSVRVEQPRTIEIHTDSTGRGLLQATGTVSGILRHDRSPLDLLWNALPPGSVTGAPKIRAMQIIRELEAHPRRFYCGCIGYLGDDGRLALNVAIRTAAISEDAIEYAVGAGIVADSDPESEWSETLAKAWPIMGLAPG, from the coding sequence GTGCCCACCTCCGACCCGACTTCACCTCCGAACCCCCACGCGCCGCACACCCTCCCCACGCTCTCACCTCTCGAAGCCATCGACGCCTGGCCCCAATCCGACCCACTTGTCGCCCTCTATTCCGGCATCGGATCCCACGACCGCTCACGCTGGTCGCTTCTCGCAAATCCGTCGCAAGTGTCTGTCATTGATGGTGATGTGAAAGCGTCACTCGCCACGATCCTCGTTTCGTCCTGCCCTCGATCCCGCCCGGCAGAACCGGAACACACCTCAACCGCCCCATTCGGCCCGGGCTGGTTGATCGCGATCTCCTACGAAGCCGCGGCCTCTCTTGAGCCCGCCGTCCAGCCACGTCCCGAATCGGCCAACACCCCCGCCGCCATCGTGGCCCGCATCTCCCGGGGCTGGATCCATGATGGACACTCCAACTCCTGGTCCCCCTTTGGGGAGAACCCGCCACAACTCCCGGCCCCTGCGCGGCACGCACGCCCCGGCTTCGAAATCGGCCCCATCACCAGCGCAACCGGGCACGCGCGATTCGTCCGCACGGTCGAGCATGCCAAAACCTACATCCGAGATGGTGACGTGTATCAGGTCAATCTCAGCCATCCCTTGCGATCTCACTTCCGGGGCTCTTCGCGCGGCCTCTTCACCGCGCTCGCGTCCGCCGCCCGACCCTGGCACGGCGCATACCTCGAATGGACCGAGGGCGACCGAGCCCGCACGCACGCGCTCGCCTCCGTCAGCCCGGAACTCTTCCTCGACTTCGATCCGCACACCCGCATCGTCCGGGCCCGACCGATGAAGGGCACACGCAACTCCGGCGATGCCCACCCGAACGAACTCGATCGCTCCGAGAAAGACCGCGCCGAACTCAACATGATCATCGACCTCATGCGCAACGACATCGGGAAGTCCTGCGTGCTCGGTTCGGTTCGGGTCGAGCAGCCCCGCACCATCGAGATTCACACCGACAGCACCGGGCGAGGTCTTCTCCAGGCGACCGGCACGGTCTCCGGCATCCTCCGGCACGACCGCTCGCCCCTCGACCTCCTCTGGAACGCCCTGCCCCCGGGGAGCGTCACAGGCGCGCCCAAGATCCGCGCCATGCAGATCATCCGCGAACTCGAGGCCCACCCCCGACGCTTCTACTGCGGCTGCATCGGGTACCTCGGCGACGATGGACGCCTGGCCCTCAACGTCGCTATCCGCACCGCCGCGATCTCCGAAGATGCCATCGAGTACGCCGTGGGTGCTGGAATCGTCGCCGACTCCGATCCCGAATCCGAGTGGAGCGAGACGCTCGCGAAGGCGTGGCCCATCATGGGGCTCGCCCCCGGATGA
- the ppdK gene encoding pyruvate, phosphate dikinase, whose protein sequence is MVYYFGKTRTEGGPSLKMLLGGKGANLADMTSIGLPVPPGFTITTDTCAKYYDAGKRLPTGLMNEVHKNIALLEKELGKVFGSVDNPLLVSVRSGAAVSMPGMMDTILNLGLTDAAVEGLAKATKNERFAFDAYRRLINMFGDVVMGVDHEHFEHAFDEIKRKHRAEADTDVPAAGLRELCQAYKDVYRKYVGDEFPQNPFKQLELAIEAVFKSWNADRAISYRRLAGISGLNGTAVNVQSMVYGNMGEDSGTGVAFTRNPSTGDNTFYGEFLINAQGEDVVAGIRTPKPVDEMPAWNKRVHQQLLKIKQTLEKHYKEMQDIEFTIERGTLFMLQTRTGKRTGAAAVKIACDMVKEKLIDEKTALLRIPAGDLTQLLLPSFDPTKKSIAKVLAKGLPASPGAAVGKPAFTAEEAVRRKQAGESVILVRKETSPEDVEGMHSAAGILTSTGGMTSHAAVVARGWGKCCVAGAGDIHIDATKGEFTVGGKSYGREDVISIDGSTGEVISGAVPRVEPTLSGDFAKIMKWADKYRTIGVRTNADTPADAKRGRDFGAEGIGLTRTEHMFFEGDRIKAMREMILAEVVETRERALAKLLPYQRDDFIGIFRAMDGLPVTIRLIDPPLHEFLPHEPEAQKEMAQSIGVPLEKVKQRVAQLHEMNPMLGHRGCRLCVTYPEILVMQVRAIVEAAIECVRENVKALPEIMIPLVGTKRELSLLREQVEKTIAKVKADEDFTARLDIKIGTMIEIPRAALTADEIAQHADFFSFGTNDLTQLTYGFSRDDINSFLPDYLNRDILEKDPFQSLDQTGVGQLVQMGIEKGRKASKGLKIGICGEHGGDPSSVHFCHKVGMDYVSCSPFRVPIARLAAAQAAIMGGK, encoded by the coding sequence ATGGTGTACTACTTCGGCAAGACACGGACCGAGGGCGGCCCGTCATTGAAGATGCTGCTGGGCGGCAAGGGGGCGAACCTCGCGGATATGACGTCGATCGGTCTGCCGGTTCCTCCCGGGTTCACGATCACGACGGATACCTGCGCGAAGTACTACGACGCGGGGAAGCGCCTGCCGACGGGGCTGATGAACGAGGTTCACAAGAACATCGCGCTGCTTGAGAAGGAGCTCGGCAAGGTCTTCGGATCGGTTGACAATCCGCTGCTCGTGTCGGTGCGTTCGGGCGCGGCGGTCTCGATGCCGGGGATGATGGACACGATCCTGAATCTCGGCCTGACGGACGCTGCGGTCGAGGGCCTTGCGAAGGCGACGAAGAACGAGCGGTTCGCATTCGATGCGTACCGGCGTCTGATCAACATGTTCGGCGACGTCGTGATGGGCGTTGATCACGAGCACTTCGAGCACGCGTTCGACGAGATCAAGCGGAAGCATCGCGCCGAGGCGGACACGGACGTGCCCGCGGCGGGCCTGCGTGAGTTGTGCCAGGCGTACAAGGACGTGTACCGGAAGTATGTCGGGGATGAGTTCCCGCAGAATCCGTTCAAGCAGCTCGAGCTGGCGATCGAGGCCGTGTTCAAGTCGTGGAACGCAGATCGGGCGATCTCGTACCGGCGCCTGGCGGGGATCAGCGGCCTGAACGGCACGGCCGTCAACGTGCAGTCGATGGTCTACGGCAACATGGGCGAGGACTCAGGGACGGGCGTCGCGTTCACGCGCAACCCCTCCACCGGGGACAACACCTTCTACGGCGAGTTCCTGATCAACGCGCAGGGCGAGGATGTGGTCGCGGGAATCCGCACGCCCAAGCCGGTTGACGAGATGCCCGCGTGGAACAAGCGAGTTCACCAGCAGCTCCTGAAGATCAAGCAGACACTCGAGAAGCACTACAAGGAGATGCAGGACATCGAGTTCACCATCGAGCGCGGCACGCTCTTCATGCTGCAGACCAGAACCGGCAAGAGGACCGGAGCGGCGGCGGTGAAGATCGCCTGCGACATGGTCAAGGAGAAACTCATCGATGAGAAGACCGCGCTGCTCCGCATTCCTGCGGGAGACCTGACGCAGCTGCTGCTCCCGTCGTTCGACCCGACCAAGAAGTCGATCGCGAAGGTGCTGGCCAAGGGGCTTCCGGCGTCGCCGGGCGCGGCGGTCGGCAAGCCGGCGTTCACCGCTGAGGAAGCCGTGCGTCGCAAGCAGGCGGGCGAGAGCGTCATTCTGGTGCGGAAGGAGACAAGCCCGGAGGATGTCGAGGGCATGCACTCCGCGGCCGGGATCCTCACGAGCACGGGCGGCATGACGAGCCACGCGGCGGTGGTCGCGCGCGGCTGGGGCAAGTGCTGCGTGGCGGGCGCGGGCGACATCCACATCGACGCCACCAAGGGTGAGTTCACGGTCGGCGGGAAGTCGTACGGGCGCGAGGACGTGATCTCGATCGACGGCTCGACGGGCGAGGTGATCTCGGGCGCGGTGCCCCGGGTGGAGCCGACGCTCTCCGGCGACTTTGCCAAGATCATGAAGTGGGCGGACAAGTACCGGACCATCGGCGTCCGCACCAACGCGGACACGCCGGCGGACGCGAAGCGCGGGCGCGACTTCGGAGCCGAGGGAATCGGCCTGACGCGCACGGAGCACATGTTCTTCGAGGGCGATCGCATCAAGGCGATGCGCGAGATGATCCTCGCCGAGGTCGTCGAGACGCGCGAGCGGGCCCTGGCGAAGCTGCTTCCCTATCAGCGGGACGACTTCATCGGGATCTTCCGCGCGATGGACGGGCTGCCCGTGACGATCCGCCTGATCGATCCTCCCCTGCACGAGTTCCTGCCCCACGAGCCCGAGGCCCAGAAGGAGATGGCCCAGTCGATCGGCGTGCCGCTTGAGAAGGTGAAGCAGCGCGTGGCCCAGTTGCACGAGATGAACCCGATGCTAGGGCATCGCGGGTGCCGCCTGTGCGTGACCTATCCCGAGATCCTGGTGATGCAGGTGCGGGCGATCGTGGAGGCGGCGATCGAGTGCGTGCGGGAGAACGTGAAGGCACTTCCGGAGATCATGATCCCGCTCGTCGGCACGAAGCGCGAGTTGTCTCTGCTGCGTGAGCAGGTCGAGAAGACGATCGCGAAGGTGAAGGCGGACGAGGACTTCACGGCCCGCCTGGACATCAAGATCGGAACGATGATCGAGATTCCCCGTGCGGCACTGACAGCGGACGAGATCGCGCAGCACGCGGACTTCTTCTCGTTCGGCACCAACGACCTGACGCAGTTGACCTATGGGTTCAGCCGCGACGACATCAACTCGTTCCTGCCCGACTACCTGAATCGCGACATCCTCGAGAAGGATCCGTTCCAGTCGCTGGATCAGACGGGCGTGGGGCAGTTGGTGCAGATGGGCATCGAGAAGGGCCGCAAGGCATCCAAGGGCCTGAAGATCGGCATCTGCGGCGAGCACGGCGGCGATCCGTCCTCCGTCCACTTCTGCCACAAGGTCGGCATGGACTATGTGTCGTGTTCGCCGTTCCGTGTGCCGATCGCGCGTCTCGCGGCGGCGCAGGCGGCGATCATGGGCGGGAAGTAA